A part of Methanomassiliicoccaceae archaeon genomic DNA contains:
- a CDS encoding phenylalanine--tRNA ligase subunit alpha has protein sequence MDPKVAEGLSYNEIKLLLALDAAGGKASPQDLISKYDFSIEVEVMGAASWLETKGLAKIAEESTMFFSIGDESVAKHGLPERKAVEAIDAAGGKIGMPELAAAMPGGEDKIAVGWLKRKGLADIVKEGESKILVLTDKGKDSLGKKLPVEEFLEALLEGPVAEKDADKAIISELKGRGGIIREAPEVYREITITEEGMRIARSGIELKREITDITDRLIQSGEWQGAEYRKYDVRTFAPASYPAKRSPITRLSDQVRQMFLDMGFVEMSSDYVQPSFWNMDVLFTPQDHPARDLQDTFYLDYPSSICEDDHELVGCVKELHENGGGTGSTGWGGKWSKEFSESAILRTHSTVSSIRYIAAHPEAPCKAFSISRIFRKESIDATHLPEFTQIEGIVIDENANFDTLISIIREFYARMGFDKIRIRPAYFPYTEPSLELEVFFNGKWMELGGAGIFRPEVVAPFGVKHPVLAWGFGFERLAMLKWNIKDIRELYISDLDTLKGSKVF, from the coding sequence ATGGACCCTAAAGTTGCGGAAGGACTCAGCTATAATGAAATAAAGCTGTTGCTGGCACTTGATGCAGCAGGAGGAAAGGCCTCACCTCAGGACCTGATATCCAAATATGATTTCTCAATCGAAGTGGAGGTAATGGGAGCGGCTTCTTGGCTGGAGACCAAGGGCTTGGCGAAGATCGCAGAAGAGAGCACAATGTTCTTTTCGATCGGCGACGAATCCGTTGCCAAGCACGGACTTCCCGAGAGAAAGGCTGTTGAAGCGATCGATGCCGCAGGCGGCAAGATCGGAATGCCCGAATTAGCAGCGGCCATGCCCGGCGGAGAGGACAAGATAGCAGTCGGATGGCTGAAAAGGAAAGGGCTCGCAGACATTGTAAAGGAGGGAGAATCCAAGATCCTGGTACTTACCGACAAAGGCAAGGATTCTCTGGGAAAGAAACTGCCTGTCGAGGAATTTTTGGAGGCTCTTCTCGAGGGCCCGGTTGCCGAAAAGGATGCGGACAAGGCGATCATAAGCGAGCTCAAGGGACGCGGAGGAATCATCCGCGAGGCGCCCGAGGTATACAGAGAAATTACGATCACCGAAGAAGGTATGCGGATAGCGAGATCGGGCATCGAGCTCAAGAGGGAGATAACCGACATAACCGACCGTCTGATACAGAGCGGCGAATGGCAGGGCGCCGAATACCGCAAATACGACGTCCGTACGTTCGCCCCAGCTTCGTACCCGGCCAAAAGGTCCCCGATCACCAGGCTCAGCGACCAAGTGAGACAGATGTTCCTGGACATGGGGTTCGTGGAGATGTCATCCGATTATGTTCAACCATCCTTCTGGAACATGGATGTACTGTTCACCCCTCAGGACCACCCGGCGAGGGACCTCCAGGACACGTTCTACCTGGACTACCCCTCGTCGATATGCGAGGACGACCACGAGCTCGTGGGATGCGTCAAAGAGCTCCACGAGAACGGCGGAGGGACCGGCTCCACAGGTTGGGGAGGAAAATGGTCTAAGGAATTCTCGGAATCGGCCATATTGAGGACGCACAGCACCGTGAGCAGCATACGCTACATCGCCGCCCATCCCGAGGCCCCCTGCAAGGCGTTCTCGATCTCCAGGATATTCAGGAAGGAATCCATAGATGCCACGCATCTCCCCGAATTCACTCAGATCGAGGGCATAGTCATCGACGAGAACGCGAATTTCGATACGCTGATATCGATTATCCGCGAGTTCTACGCCAGGATGGGGTTCGATAAGATCCGCATAAGGCCTGCATATTTCCCGTACACCGAACCGTCGCTGGAACTCGAGGTGTTCTTCAACGGAAAGTGGATGGAGCTGGGAGGCGCAGGGATATTCAGGCCCGAGGTCGTAGCTCCGTTCGGCGTGAAGCACCCCGTGCTCGCATGGGGGTTCGGATTCGAGAGGCTCGCAATGCTCAAATGGAACATCAAGGACATCCGCGAGCTCTACATCTCCGATCTGGACACCCTTAAGGGCAGCAAGGTCTTCTGA
- a CDS encoding helix-turn-helix domain-containing protein, protein MANEEEVYNLPFDLTQDGIAAALGISRAHSSLELKKLRQAGKVRENQVHVIGSGIRRKVYYLEPEGRIEAEHVKKKLEDAGVPFETVLDMRKCDPRLMWDKLSASDRDALGLACVIRVSVNKKLLPPTDSGVVPATHEGIVNISPDTKKCYLDAVDAESVRKWNSTAADWWMDNIPDEQERLYHLSAAGRSVEANRLLVNKSASFLENHNDDLLDIVKGLDASTKDPLASWSVRAKIAIACGDAKFAERAAAELEKLGSDEADIVRAESKLIEQDPEGSLADAERIYAKSGTARSAMLVGRSLYTLGRYEDAEKALIDTIRKFNGTGDVSRLDEIMMLRAGIAYGRGSSEDCLSYLGKALSSCRNDERKESILNLAEAVKSKRGRIIFD, encoded by the coding sequence ATGGCAAACGAGGAAGAGGTGTACAACCTGCCATTCGACCTTACCCAGGACGGCATCGCCGCCGCTCTCGGAATCTCCAGGGCCCACTCTTCCCTGGAATTGAAAAAGCTCAGGCAGGCCGGCAAGGTAAGGGAGAACCAGGTCCATGTGATAGGCTCCGGGATCAGAAGAAAGGTATACTATCTCGAACCCGAAGGAAGGATCGAAGCGGAACACGTGAAGAAGAAACTCGAAGATGCCGGCGTGCCGTTCGAGACCGTGCTGGACATGAGAAAATGCGACCCGCGCCTCATGTGGGATAAGCTTAGCGCTTCCGACCGGGACGCGCTGGGACTGGCGTGCGTCATACGCGTATCGGTCAACAAAAAACTGCTTCCGCCCACCGATTCGGGCGTGGTCCCCGCCACCCACGAGGGCATTGTAAACATATCTCCGGACACCAAGAAATGCTACCTCGATGCGGTAGATGCCGAATCGGTCCGGAAATGGAACAGCACGGCTGCCGACTGGTGGATGGACAATATCCCGGACGAGCAGGAAAGACTTTACCACCTTTCTGCCGCCGGGCGTTCCGTAGAGGCGAACCGGTTGCTCGTAAACAAGTCCGCCTCGTTCCTGGAAAATCATAACGACGACCTTTTGGATATCGTAAAAGGCCTGGACGCTTCAACAAAGGACCCGCTGGCATCATGGAGCGTTCGCGCCAAGATCGCGATAGCATGCGGGGATGCCAAATTCGCAGAGAGAGCCGCCGCCGAGCTGGAAAAATTGGGTTCGGACGAAGCGGATATCGTGCGTGCCGAGTCAAAACTCATCGAACAGGACCCTGAAGGGTCGCTTGCGGATGCCGAAAGGATCTATGCGAAAAGCGGTACTGCCCGGTCGGCGATGCTTGTCGGCAGGTCTCTGTACACCCTCGGACGCTACGAAGATGCAGAGAAAGCACTTATCGACACCATAAGGAAGTTCAACGGAACAGGGGACGTCTCCCGTTTGGACGAGATAATGATGCTTCGGGCCGGCATAGCATACGGACGCGGGAGCAGTGAAGACTGCCTGAGCTATCTTGGCAAAGCGCTCAGTTCGTGTCGTAACGATGAGCGCAAAGAGAGTATCCTGAATTTGGCGGAAGCTGTAAAATCGAAAAGGGGCAGAATAATCTTCGACTGA
- a CDS encoding D-aminoacyl-tRNA deacylase, translating to MKRLLVCSEPDIPSLNMRDCLMEIQDWDEVGCSNGARMLRHGDTYMLSSQRWHVDFEDVLDVSGEFGVDPEMVIFMSRHSSESGRPALTVHPIGNYHGNELGGRPRKLVSSSPGYMTDALRRISKLNDMDGTQVTFEVTHHGPWLDRPAFFIEVGSDISHWENKHAAYILAHVLATNKGGENPAVVGVGGGHYAPRFTEAALSLKADFGHMIPNYQIDDRDDEDIARILREACVATATKSVFLHRKSMKGTQATRIKDLAASEGLEVVSSSDFEPLDQ from the coding sequence ATGAAGAGGCTCTTGGTCTGCAGCGAACCAGATATCCCCTCGTTAAACATGAGGGACTGCTTAATGGAGATTCAGGATTGGGACGAAGTCGGTTGCAGTAATGGAGCAAGGATGCTCCGCCATGGGGACACATATATGCTTTCATCCCAGCGCTGGCACGTCGATTTTGAGGACGTATTGGATGTTTCGGGCGAATTCGGGGTCGATCCCGAAATGGTCATTTTCATGTCCCGGCACTCGTCAGAAAGCGGACGCCCCGCATTGACCGTACATCCAATCGGCAACTACCACGGCAATGAGCTCGGAGGAAGACCCCGCAAGCTGGTCAGTTCTTCCCCCGGATATATGACCGATGCCCTTAGACGCATATCGAAGCTGAACGACATGGATGGCACACAAGTGACTTTCGAAGTCACGCATCACGGCCCATGGCTCGATCGACCCGCGTTCTTCATAGAGGTGGGGAGCGATATCTCACATTGGGAAAACAAACATGCAGCTTACATACTGGCACATGTGCTTGCCACAAACAAGGGCGGCGAAAATCCCGCTGTGGTCGGAGTAGGCGGAGGCCATTATGCGCCCAGGTTCACCGAAGCCGCGCTAAGCCTCAAGGCAGATTTCGGACACATGATCCCGAACTACCAGATCGATGACAGGGATGACGAGGACATAGCCAGAATTCTGCGCGAAGCGTGTGTGGCCACCGCTACCAAATCGGTTTTCCTTCACAGAAAATCCATGAAGGGAACCCAGGCGACCAGAATAAAAGACCTGGCGGCCTCGGAAGGGTTGGAGGTCGTAAGCTCATCGGACTTCGAGCCGTTGGATCAGTGA
- the pyrH gene encoding UMP kinase, with product MVVSIGGSILIPGKNDGKYIAELAALLKELSSEVHISVVCGGGKTARYYAMTGSEVGGSMHQQDMFGISATRMNAGLLDLALGYGNYPDIPETVEEAASRCEKGKIVVMGGTEPGHTTDGVASMLARELRADRIVNATSVDAVYSNDPKTVPGAERYSEIDICRLEELVYGEHGASKSGIFDPLGVEIAKEHKIDIFMVHGRDLKDLRSAILGREIKGTVVRSH from the coding sequence GTGGTTGTTTCAATAGGCGGTTCGATTCTTATACCGGGAAAGAACGATGGCAAATACATCGCCGAGCTGGCCGCGCTTTTAAAAGAATTATCGTCGGAAGTACATATCTCCGTAGTGTGCGGAGGGGGAAAGACCGCAAGATATTATGCCATGACGGGGTCCGAGGTCGGCGGTTCGATGCACCAGCAGGACATGTTCGGCATAAGTGCCACAAGGATGAACGCAGGACTGTTGGACCTTGCGCTTGGATACGGGAACTATCCCGACATCCCTGAGACAGTGGAAGAAGCCGCATCGCGATGCGAGAAGGGAAAGATCGTTGTCATGGGCGGTACCGAGCCGGGTCACACGACCGATGGGGTCGCCTCGATGCTGGCACGAGAACTGAGAGCGGACAGGATAGTGAACGCCACATCGGTGGATGCTGTGTACTCGAATGATCCTAAAACCGTCCCGGGGGCCGAAAGATATTCCGAGATAGATATCTGCAGGCTCGAAGAACTAGTTTACGGGGAGCATGGGGCTTCCAAATCCGGCATATTCGATCCTCTGGGAGTGGAGATCGCCAAGGAACATAAGATCGACATCTTCATGGTGCACGGAAGGGATCTGAAGGACCTCAGGTCTGCAATACTGGGCCGTGAGATCAAGGGTACGGTCGTCAGATCTCACTGA
- the prf1 gene encoding peptide chain release factor aRF-1 — MGDSSTLDRARYDFKKAMQEIMQYRGRGTELISVYVPESKQISDVMAYLREEQSQASNIKSKTTMKNVTSAIDSIASRLKTYKSPPPNGLVIFCGEVPRAGDQTKMVQYTVVPPEPITSFLYRCDSSFYTETLEAMLIDNTSYGLITIDRREATIGIVSGSRISILKHFDSLVPSKHHQGGQSSVRFERLIEIAAHEFYKKVADYCTEAFLDKPELKGIIVGGPGATKDFFVKEEYLQHELRKKIVSPLFDTGNTDESGIRELVEIAKDTMEGIKLTEEKKYVQRLLDEIRKPDGGLSAYGYQDVRAATEAGAVDTLLISEALNKRHITLECQLGHVTKEVVDNSEGRHLCKECGQSAQVTEDNDLVDEFFEIAEGFGTSLQIISPESEEGDMLVKAFGGIAAILRYRLS; from the coding sequence ATGGGTGATTCGAGTACGTTGGACAGAGCTAGGTACGATTTTAAGAAGGCAATGCAGGAAATAATGCAGTATCGAGGCCGAGGAACAGAGCTTATCTCAGTGTACGTACCGGAGTCCAAACAGATATCGGATGTAATGGCTTACCTCAGAGAGGAACAGTCCCAGGCTTCGAACATAAAATCGAAGACCACCATGAAGAACGTAACAAGCGCGATCGATTCTATCGCTTCGCGTCTGAAAACCTACAAATCGCCCCCGCCCAACGGCCTCGTGATATTCTGCGGAGAAGTCCCCAGAGCGGGAGACCAGACCAAGATGGTCCAGTACACTGTGGTGCCGCCCGAGCCCATCACGTCCTTCCTTTACAGGTGCGACTCTTCGTTCTACACCGAGACCCTGGAGGCCATGCTCATAGACAATACGTCCTACGGGCTGATAACCATAGACCGAAGAGAGGCCACGATAGGCATAGTCAGCGGTTCCAGGATATCGATACTGAAGCATTTCGATTCCCTTGTTCCCAGCAAACACCATCAGGGCGGACAGTCGTCCGTCCGTTTCGAGCGTCTAATCGAGATCGCCGCCCACGAGTTCTACAAAAAGGTCGCGGACTACTGTACCGAGGCGTTCCTCGACAAGCCGGAACTCAAGGGAATAATAGTGGGAGGTCCCGGGGCCACCAAGGATTTCTTCGTCAAAGAGGAATATCTGCAGCATGAACTAAGGAAAAAAATCGTCTCCCCTCTGTTCGACACCGGAAACACGGACGAGTCGGGCATCAGGGAACTGGTCGAAATAGCCAAGGACACGATGGAAGGGATCAAGCTCACCGAAGAGAAAAAGTATGTCCAGAGGTTGCTGGACGAGATCAGGAAGCCCGATGGCGGCCTTTCAGCATACGGATACCAGGACGTCAGGGCGGCCACGGAGGCGGGCGCCGTGGACACGTTGCTGATATCAGAGGCGCTGAACAAGAGGCACATAACTCTAGAATGCCAGTTGGGGCATGTGACCAAAGAGGTCGTCGACAATTCCGAGGGCAGGCACCTGTGCAAGGAATGCGGTCAGTCCGCACAGGTCACCGAAGATAACGATCTCGTGGACGAGTTCTTCGAAATAGCGGAAGGCTTCGGAACGAGCCTTCAGATAATTTCTCCCGAATCGGAGGAGGGCGACATGCTCGTCAAGGCGTTCGGAGGAATAGCGGCGATCCTCAGATACAGACTATCATAA
- the argS gene encoding arginine--tRNA ligase, whose amino-acid sequence MSIADDFRNEVNNAVKKALAESGSEAEFIIEVPSIGDSDLAVPCFTMAKSMKRSPKDIAEKLAGLIEPSGTIKAVSAINGYVNFIVDQNVLVTETLNEILSKGDNYGSRPPTGVRVNVEHTSTNPTGPIHVGRARNPIIGDTLARCLKMCGNEVTTEYYVNDVGKQVVILTWGVENIPKGSVEEEERDKTDHKLVAYYRKANKLMEEDPAVAEQISEMLRKFEAGDQEVIGSVRHTAKIMLEGLNQSLAGINVALDRYTWESDFIANGSAAGVVSRLKRTDYAGQTEDGSWYVDLAEFGINGKNTKFTFTRSDGTTLYTTRDIAYHMSKFSRSDRVIDVLGEDQKLGSQQLTYALRILGCVMEPEPMFYAFVSLPEGKMSTRKGVVVYLDDLIDEAVDRAYQEIKSRRDDMDEEKMREIARVIGVGAIRYNVVRVQPEKQFVFTWNEALNFDGNSGPYLQYVHARACSMLRKAGDFERDIDASKLTDEYEIKLVKVLSKFSSIIEEAGNQKRIHVLPAYGHEVASAFNQFYAAVPVLSSGECANARITLVECSKIVLRNVLDCLGMGAPEEM is encoded by the coding sequence ATGAGCATAGCAGACGATTTCAGGAACGAGGTTAACAATGCGGTGAAAAAGGCCCTGGCCGAGTCCGGTTCAGAAGCCGAGTTCATAATCGAGGTGCCGTCGATCGGAGACTCCGACCTGGCGGTACCATGCTTCACCATGGCCAAGAGCATGAAGAGGTCCCCCAAGGACATAGCAGAAAAACTGGCGGGCCTAATAGAGCCGTCCGGGACCATCAAGGCGGTCTCTGCAATCAACGGATATGTCAACTTCATTGTCGATCAAAACGTCCTCGTCACAGAAACCTTGAACGAGATACTTTCGAAAGGCGACAATTACGGAAGCCGCCCGCCGACAGGGGTGAGGGTGAACGTAGAGCACACGTCAACGAACCCCACAGGACCCATCCACGTCGGGCGTGCCAGGAACCCCATAATAGGCGATACGTTGGCCAGATGCCTCAAGATGTGCGGCAACGAGGTCACAACCGAATACTACGTGAACGACGTGGGAAAGCAGGTCGTTATCCTGACATGGGGCGTAGAGAATATTCCGAAAGGTTCCGTCGAGGAAGAGGAAAGGGACAAGACCGACCACAAGCTTGTCGCATATTACCGCAAAGCGAACAAGCTTATGGAGGAAGACCCCGCCGTCGCCGAACAGATATCGGAAATGCTCAGGAAGTTCGAGGCGGGCGACCAGGAGGTGATCGGGTCCGTAAGGCACACCGCAAAAATAATGCTGGAAGGCCTGAACCAATCTCTGGCAGGCATAAATGTCGCCCTAGACAGATATACGTGGGAATCCGACTTCATAGCCAACGGTTCTGCGGCCGGCGTAGTCTCCAGACTGAAGAGGACAGACTATGCCGGGCAGACCGAAGACGGCTCCTGGTATGTCGACCTGGCCGAATTCGGCATAAACGGCAAGAACACGAAGTTCACATTCACAAGATCCGACGGCACCACTCTGTACACGACGAGGGATATAGCGTACCACATGAGTAAATTCTCCAGGTCCGATCGTGTTATCGACGTCCTCGGGGAAGACCAGAAGCTGGGTTCCCAGCAGCTGACATACGCGCTCAGGATACTGGGATGTGTCATGGAGCCCGAACCCATGTTCTACGCTTTCGTCTCTCTTCCCGAGGGCAAGATGTCCACCAGGAAAGGTGTCGTCGTCTATCTGGACGACCTTATCGATGAGGCCGTCGATCGTGCATACCAAGAGATCAAGAGCAGACGCGACGACATGGATGAAGAGAAGATGCGCGAAATCGCACGTGTCATCGGCGTCGGGGCCATAAGATATAACGTTGTCCGGGTGCAGCCCGAGAAGCAGTTCGTCTTCACGTGGAACGAGGCGCTGAATTTTGACGGAAACAGCGGACCATACCTTCAATACGTACATGCGAGAGCGTGCAGCATGCTCCGCAAGGCAGGAGACTTCGAACGCGATATCGACGCTTCGAAACTTACGGACGAGTATGAGATCAAACTTGTCAAGGTCCTTTCGAAGTTCAGTTCGATCATCGAGGAGGCAGGCAATCAGAAACGGATTCATGTGCTCCCGGCATATGGACACGAGGTCGCCTCGGCCTTCAATCAGTTCTATGCAGCGGTACCGGTTCTGTCGTCGGGCGAATGCGCGAATGCAAGGATCACTCTTGTGGAATGCTCGAAGATAGTACTTAGAAACGTCCTGGATTGTCTCGGGATGGGCGCACCGGAGGAGATGTGA
- a CDS encoding GNAT family N-acetyltransferase, translating into MEIRKLKLKDLEGVRKLEISCIREYFKDTIENKWEDLPEEWKENLGASSRKHFRAYLESGLSFVAVEDDEVIGFLFAQMLHHIADAENLVWIENMGVHPYFRRNEIAYRMLIACLKEGIVQGAEIAHSTIQSENAPSILLHKKAGFFMDPRQVALIDLKDPKLRL; encoded by the coding sequence ATGGAGATAAGAAAGTTGAAGTTGAAGGACCTGGAAGGGGTCCGCAAGCTGGAGATCTCCTGCATCAGGGAGTACTTCAAGGATACTATCGAGAACAAATGGGAAGACCTCCCGGAAGAGTGGAAGGAGAATCTCGGAGCCAGCAGCAGGAAGCACTTCAGAGCGTATCTGGAAAGCGGGCTGAGCTTCGTCGCCGTGGAGGATGACGAGGTCATCGGATTTCTCTTTGCGCAGATGCTGCACCACATAGCGGACGCAGAAAATCTCGTATGGATCGAGAATATGGGCGTTCATCCGTATTTCAGGCGCAACGAGATAGCGTACAGGATGCTGATAGCATGTCTGAAGGAAGGCATCGTCCAGGGCGCGGAGATAGCGCACAGCACAATCCAGTCGGAAAATGCCCCGTCGATACTTCTGCACAAGAAAGCAGGATTCTTCATGGATCCCCGCCAGGTCGCTTTGATAGATCTTAAGGACCCCAAGCTCAGACTTTGA
- a CDS encoding biotin/lipoate A/B protein ligase family protein: MSSRFIDLGTVPPEYGAAADAVVFREVSEGRSPSTLHIYSRNGTTVSLGRFRDLDKDVRLDELERLGIRAVRRISGGSTILTGPSQIIYSITMEDCFRSKKDSYSEICGCVASALRSMGLDAEYKEPNDVLSGGMKISGGAQYRARGFLIQHGTVIVEPEPLIDKVLRPQKERNYSGTVSISERLGRPVPRKTVTGALRTAFRDRLGLDLIEGQLTDEERRFIADNAFGFKV; this comes from the coding sequence ATGAGCTCGAGGTTTATAGATCTCGGAACGGTCCCTCCCGAATACGGCGCTGCCGCCGACGCGGTAGTGTTCAGAGAGGTTTCGGAGGGACGTTCCCCGTCCACGTTGCACATTTACTCCCGCAACGGAACGACTGTATCTCTGGGAAGATTCAGGGACCTCGATAAAGACGTCAGACTTGACGAGTTGGAACGCTTGGGCATTCGCGCCGTAAGAAGGATCAGCGGCGGAAGCACGATACTTACCGGCCCTTCGCAGATCATATACTCGATAACCATGGAGGATTGTTTCCGAAGTAAGAAAGACTCCTATTCCGAGATATGCGGATGCGTGGCGTCGGCGTTGCGCTCTATGGGACTGGATGCAGAATATAAGGAACCGAACGACGTCCTCTCAGGAGGGATGAAGATCTCCGGAGGGGCGCAGTACCGTGCAAGAGGATTTCTTATACAGCACGGCACCGTCATCGTAGAGCCGGAACCTCTGATCGACAAAGTACTGAGGCCTCAGAAGGAACGGAACTATTCCGGAACCGTATCTATCTCCGAGCGTTTGGGCCGCCCTGTGCCCAGAAAGACCGTGACCGGTGCTCTGAGGACGGCTTTCCGCGATAGACTCGGCCTGGACCTGATCGAAGGACAGCTTACAGACGAAGAACGCAGATTCATCGCCGATAACGCCTTCGGATTCAAAGTCTGA
- a CDS encoding formate--phosphoribosylaminoimidazolecarboxamide ligase family protein, whose product MIDRDTVLRNLEGYDLDQAKVGVLASHSALDTCDGAVSEGFKTVAVCQNGRERTFKNYFKAQRDQCGNAIRGVVDDTIVLGKFADVLRPDVQQDLMKRNTLFVPNRSLVAYCGIDAIEDKFEVPMVGSRNLLRSEERGDERDYYWILEQAGLPFPKKVEKPEDIDGLTIVKVHHKVKKLERGFFTVKDYDQFLKKSEELIHQGVIEADFLSQARMEQYIIGPVFNLDFFYSPLEERDEKIELLGVDWRFESSLDGYARLPGKQQVELEEMGIIPEYTVCGHNSATLRESLLDNAFELAEKYVKATQKFYKPGVIGPFCLQTCVDKDLNFFIYDVAPRIGGGTNVHMSVGHPYGNTLWRKEMSTGRRLSMEIRRAIEQERIEEIIT is encoded by the coding sequence GTGATAGACAGGGACACGGTATTGAGGAACCTGGAAGGGTACGATCTGGACCAAGCAAAGGTCGGGGTGCTCGCTTCCCATTCTGCACTGGACACATGCGACGGCGCGGTTTCAGAGGGTTTCAAGACCGTGGCGGTGTGCCAGAACGGCAGAGAGAGAACATTTAAAAATTATTTCAAAGCACAGAGAGACCAATGCGGCAACGCAATAAGAGGCGTCGTTGACGATACGATCGTGCTTGGAAAATTCGCCGACGTGCTGAGACCGGATGTACAGCAGGACCTGATGAAAAGGAACACACTTTTCGTCCCCAACCGATCGCTCGTCGCCTACTGCGGCATAGATGCAATAGAAGACAAATTTGAAGTCCCGATGGTCGGAAGCCGCAATCTGCTGAGATCCGAGGAAAGAGGGGACGAAAGAGATTATTACTGGATTCTGGAGCAGGCCGGACTCCCCTTCCCCAAAAAGGTCGAAAAACCTGAAGATATCGACGGTTTGACGATAGTCAAAGTTCACCACAAAGTGAAGAAGCTCGAAAGAGGGTTCTTCACTGTCAAAGATTACGACCAGTTCTTAAAGAAGTCCGAAGAGCTCATACACCAGGGAGTAATAGAGGCGGATTTCCTGTCGCAGGCAAGGATGGAGCAGTACATCATCGGACCCGTTTTCAACCTGGATTTCTTCTACTCGCCGCTTGAGGAGAGAGATGAGAAAATAGAGCTTCTCGGGGTCGACTGGCGCTTTGAAAGCTCCCTGGACGGATACGCTAGGCTTCCGGGTAAACAGCAGGTCGAACTTGAAGAGATGGGCATCATACCGGAATATACGGTGTGCGGCCACAACTCGGCCACCCTCAGGGAGTCGTTGCTCGACAACGCCTTCGAACTTGCCGAGAAGTACGTTAAAGCCACACAGAAATTCTACAAACCCGGGGTCATCGGGCCGTTCTGCCTGCAGACGTGTGTCGACAAAGACCTCAACTTCTTCATATACGATGTCGCCCCGCGTATCGGTGGCGGAACGAACGTCCATATGTCCGTCGGACACCCATACGGGAATACCCTGTGGAGGAAAGAAATGAGCACCGGAAGGAGGCTCTCTATGGAAATCAGGCGCGCCATAGAACAGGAGCGCATCGAAGAAATAATCACGTGA
- a CDS encoding arsenic resistance protein, with translation MKYGERIQPIIIIVSALIGVALGIYTGFGAWSSVLIQPFLIAMLFFVFLSVDIKRLKESLLNIKFTSSALIINFIWTPIFAVVLGLIFFTDSIDIQIGILMLLVTPCTDWYLVFTAMSKGNVPLSSSILPLNLVLQILLLPVYLFLFIGERISFEPSSMLTSLIPILALPIVFSIALKYFASKNKAANSTKKAFESKSDDIQLAFLCLAIVAMFASESGVLAENMSVLLMMIIPMLIFFAVNYAISVFISKGLHFGFDDTTSLIFTTMARNSPLSLAIAVAIFPNNPLILLILIVGPLIEPPILSLTSHLRLRLRGKTAVSRAAE, from the coding sequence GTGAAATACGGGGAGCGGATTCAACCGATCATTATCATCGTGTCCGCTCTCATAGGGGTGGCACTGGGAATCTACACAGGCTTCGGAGCCTGGTCGTCCGTTTTGATACAGCCGTTCCTTATCGCAATGCTTTTCTTTGTTTTTCTATCCGTAGACATCAAAAGGTTGAAAGAATCTCTCTTAAACATCAAATTCACCTCTTCGGCCCTCATAATAAATTTTATTTGGACTCCCATTTTCGCTGTTGTCCTGGGCCTTATATTCTTCACAGACTCCATCGATATCCAGATCGGGATCCTCATGTTGCTGGTCACCCCCTGTACCGACTGGTATCTGGTGTTCACCGCAATGTCAAAAGGCAACGTCCCCTTGAGCAGCTCCATATTGCCTCTTAACCTGGTTTTGCAGATATTGCTCCTTCCGGTCTACCTTTTTCTTTTCATAGGCGAACGGATCTCCTTCGAACCATCCTCGATGCTGACAAGTCTGATTCCGATACTGGCCCTCCCCATCGTCTTCTCTATTGCATTGAAATATTTTGCCTCGAAGAACAAGGCCGCCAACTCGACAAAGAAAGCATTCGAATCCAAAAGCGATGACATCCAACTGGCATTTCTTTGTCTGGCCATTGTCGCGATGTTCGCATCGGAGAGCGGAGTTCTTGCGGAAAATATGTCGGTATTGTTAATGATGATAATTCCGATGCTGATCTTCTTTGCCGTAAATTATGCGATTTCTGTATTCATTTCGAAGGGGCTGCATTTCGGTTTCGATGACACCACGTCGCTCATATTCACGACCATGGCCAGGAATTCCCCTCTTTCTCTGGCCATCGCCGTTGCGATATTTCCTAACAATCCGCTTATATTGCTTATTTTGATCGTTGGCCCTTTGATAGAGCCACCGATACTGTCTCTTACTTCGCACCTGCGTCTTCGCCTCAGAGGAAAGACAGCTGTTTCAAGGGCCGCAGAATAA